Proteins encoded together in one Carya illinoinensis cultivar Pawnee chromosome 3, C.illinoinensisPawnee_v1, whole genome shotgun sequence window:
- the LOC122302828 gene encoding LEAF RUST 10 DISEASE-RESISTANCE LOCUS RECEPTOR-LIKE PROTEIN KINASE-like 1.3: MLPYFFPTITLTFMIIAIPLIHFPSCLHANDDEQYLNCNERFDCASAKDIGYPFWGSNRPDYCGYPGFELDCSGDAPHINITFIKYRVLQIDKESMTLKVARADYWNTTCPPTIVNTTINFSIFSYPSSLGTLVNLTLYYECSSSSSFTLPPQLDQMAIRLNCPINGSTGAINYYSSMIPDLAGACKYNVEVPVVVSAAAAINLTEEALIEAIDGGFMLEWNASNSNCDVCQKSGGLCGFNTSTNVFACHCANGTFPFACGLTATAPDDKGKSRTGSSLVVGLGVGGAGIVGLLLCFWIFFIMKRRKRLANESKSKDLSTPPSTIGVPAASINFSQSTPSYPFLKSDLEKGSTYFGAHIFSYEELEEATDNFDSSRELGDGGFGKVYYGKLRDGRVVAVKRLYENNFKRVEQFKTEVAILTRLRHQNLVTLYGCTSKRSQELLLVYEYIPNGTVADHLHGNRSNSSLLTWPIRLSIAIESAGALAYLHASDVIHRDVKTNNILLDENFRVKVADFGLSRLFPTDVTHISTAPQGTPGYVDPEYYQCYQLTDKSDVFSFGVVLIELISSLPAVDTNRQRHNINLANMAISKIQDHALDELVDPFLGFEKDYTVRRMTTSVAGLAFRCLQQDRDMRPSMDEVLEDLRRIQNEEIGVQKAEVVDISADDVGLLKNFPPPLT; encoded by the exons ATGCTGCCATACTTCTTTCCAACCATCACCTTGACCTTCATGATTATAGCCATACCCTTAATCCACTTCCCATCATGTTTGCACGCAAATGATGATGAGCAGTACCTCAATTGCAACGAACGATTTGACTGTGCGAGTGCTAAGGACATCGGCTATCCTTTCTGGGGATCAAATCGGCCGGACTATTGTGGTTACCCAGGTTTTGAGTTGGACTGCAGCGGTGATGCTCCGCATATCAACATAACGTTCATCAAATACCGAGTCCTTCAAATTGATAAGGAGTCGATGACTCTCAAGGTTGCTAGAGCGGATTACTGGAACACGACTTGTCCTCCTACGATTGTTAACACCACCATaaatttctccatcttttcttatccttcaagTCTTGGGACTCTTGTGAACTTGACGCTCTACTATGAGTGTTCGTCATCTTCTTCCTTTACTCTTCCCCCTCAGCTTGATCAGATGGCTATACGGCTTAACTGCCCCATAAACGGTAGTACAGGGGCTATCAACTACTATTCGAGCATGATTCCTGACTTAGCGGGGGCATGCAAGTACAACGTTGAAGTTCCAGTTGTGGTATCAGCAGCAGCAGCTATAAATTTAACTGAAGAGGCACTGATTGAAGCTATTGATGGGGGATTCATGTTGGAGTGGAATGCAAGTAATAGCAACTGCGATGTATGCCAAAAGTCCGGTGGGCTGTGTGGATTCAACACAAGCACCAACGTTTTTGCTTGCCACTGTGCAAATGGGACTTTTCCGTTCGCGTGCGGATTAACAGCAACTGCACCAG ACGACAAAGGCAAAAGTAGAACTGGCTCATCACTGGTAGTAG GCCTTGGCGTAGGAGGTGCTGGGATTGTTGGCCTTTTACTATGTTTCTGGATCTTTTTCATCATGAAACGGAGGAAGAGACTTGCCAATGAATCTAAAAGCAAAGACCTGTCTACACCTCCTTCAACCATAGGCGTTCCTGCTGCTTCAATTAATTTTTCTCAAAGCACCCCATCTTATCCCTTCTTAAAATCGGATCTTGAAAAGGGAAGCACGTACTTTGGAGCTCATATCTTCAGCTATGAGGAACTGGAAGAAGCCACTGACAATTTTGATTCTTCTAGAGAACTTGGAGATGGAGGCTTTGGCAAAGTTTACTATG GCAAGCTCCGTGATGGGCGTGTAGTTGCAGTGAAGCGCCTATATGAAAACAATTTCAAACGTGTTGAGCAGTTCAAGACTGAAGTTGCAATCCTAACTCGTTTACGGCACCAAAACCTTGTCACCCTGTACGGGTGCACCTCAAAGCGTAGCCAAGAACTTCTCCTTGTTTATGAATACATTCCTAATGGAACTGTCGCCGATCACCTCCATGGAAACAGGTCAAACTCTAGTTTGCTGACTTGGCCCATTCGGTTGAGCATAGCCATAGAGTCAGCTGGTGCACTGGCCTACCTTCATGCTTCAGATGTTATACACCGTGATGTCAAAACCAACAACATTCTCCTAGATGAGAATTTCCGTGTGAAAGTGGCTGATTTTGGTTTGTCGCGGCTATTCCCAACAGATGTCACCCACATCTCGACGGCTCCACAAGGGACGCCTGGCTATGTTGATCCCGAGTATTACCAGTGCTACCAACTCACTGACAAAAGTGATGTTTTTAGCTTTGGAGTGGTCTTGATTGAGCTTATATCATCATTACCAGCTGTGGACACCAATAGACAACGACACAACATAAACTTGGCTAACATGGCTATCAGCAAGATTCAGGATCATGCATTAGATGAGTTGGTCGATCCATTTCTTGGGTTTGAAAAGGATTACACCGTAAGGAGGATGACAACCTCAGTTGCAGGACTGGCTTTTCGGTGCTTGCAGCAGGATAGGGATATGAGGCCCAGCATGGATGAAGTACTGGAGGATTTGAGGAGGATCCAGAATGAAGAGATAGGAGTCCAAAAAGCAGAAGTGGTGGATATTAGTGCGGATGATGTTGGACTTTTGAAGAATTTTCCTCCCCCGCTCACCTGA
- the LOC122302443 gene encoding LEAF RUST 10 DISEASE-RESISTANCE LOCUS RECEPTOR-LIKE PROTEIN KINASE-like 1.3 has protein sequence MDSWLLSSSSFHRISLSLILLVMIFVEIPLSLCHDDFYSTCRNMFSCGNIKNIDFPFWGDIRPSDCGYPGLKLNCERSGVATIEIMKVNYSVLYVDLNSQILKISREDYRDGICSPVYVNSTLDPTLFDFGPGYQNLTLHYGCAPYPIHIPSEFTCDFVNGDVVHLELGDTGPLEDCNASVFVPIPSLVAPEIWMRLISLSKLEETIRDGFEVRWKGDTAGYCNHCKESMGVCGYDLNSNTPTCYHDNDHYTGTHT, from the coding sequence ATGGATTCCTGGCTTCTCTCATCGTCATCTTTCCATAGAATTTCTTTATCTTTGATCTTACTCGTCATGATTTTCGTTGAGATTCCTCTATCTCTATGCCATGACGACTTCTACTCCACCTGTAGAAATATGTTCAGCTGTGGAAACATCAAGAATATTGATTTTCCTTTCTGGGGAGATATCCGACCTAGTGATTGTGGCTATCCTGGATTGAAGCTCAACTGCGAGAGAAGCGGCGTTGCTACCATAGAGATTATGAAGGTGAATTACAGCGTGCTATATGTCGATCTCAATTCCCAAATCCTCAAAATTTCGAGAGAAGACTACAGGGATGGAATATGTTCTCCAGTTTATGTGAATTCCACCCTCGATCCTACACTTTTCGATTTCGGCCCTGGTTACCAGAATCTCACACTACACTATGGCTGTGCTCCTTATCCTATTCATATCCCCAGCGAATTCACTTGCGACTTCGTGAATGGGGACGTTGTGCACTTGGAGTTGGGAGATACTGGGCCTCTTGAGGATTGTAATGCAAGTGTGTTTGTCCCCATACCTAGCTTAGTGGCGCCGGAGATATGGATGAGACTGATCAGTTTGTCGAAATTGGAGGAAACCATTAGAGACGGATTTGAAGTGAGATGGAAGGGGGATACTGCTGGGTACTGTAATCACTGCAAGGAATCCATGGGAGTTTGTGGCTATGACCTGAACTCCAATACACCAACGTGCTATCATGATAATGATCACTATACAGGTACGCACACCTAA
- the LOC122302832 gene encoding EVI5-like protein isoform X2, whose product MEKKRIDDYEPGPVPSPKALDRFGFVKQELNTSPDGLTRGRSAHEYEREERRVRKWRKMIGVGGSDWKHYVRRKPHVVKRRIRKGIPDCLRGLVWQLISGSRDLLLMNPGVYEQLVIYETSASELDIIRDISRTFPSHVFFQRRHGPGQRSLYNVLKAYSVFDRDVGYVQGMGFLAGLLLLYMSEEDAFWLLVALLKGAVHAPMEGLYQVGLPLVQQYLFQFDHLVKEHLPKLGEHFVQEMINPSMYASQWFITVFSYSFPFHLALRIWDVFLYETKLPFEKLIHALRNFPEDAMDPDTLLPLAYSIKVSKHLEELKQEYEKKNGKTVQSAESNEKQKQSQ is encoded by the exons atggaaaagaaaagaatagatgaCTATGAACCAGGTCCAGTTCCTTCACCAAAAGCATTGGACAGATTTGGATTTGTAAAGCAGGAACTTAATACATCTCCTGATGGTTTAACAAGAGGCAGGTCGGCTCATGAATATGAGAG GGAGGAAAGAAGGGTTAGAAAATGGAGGAAAATGATTGGGGTTGGAGGGAGTGATTGGAAGCATTACGTTAGGAGAAAACCTCATGTTGTTAAAAGGCGTATAAGGAAAGGAATCCCTGATTGTTTAAGAGGTCTTGTCTGGCAGCTGATCTCTGGAAGTCGGGACCTTTTGCTGATGAACCCAGGGGTTTATGAG CAACTGGTGATATATGAAACATCAGCTTCAGAACTAGACATAATACGAGACATTTCTCGTACGTTTCCGTCACATGTTTTCTTCCAGCGGAGACATGGACCTGGTCAAAGGTCCCTTTACAATGTTTTGAAGGCATACTCTGTCTTTGACAGAGATGTTGGATATGTTCAG GGAATGGGTTTTTTAGCTGGTCTGTTACTTCTTTATATGAGTGAAGAGGACGCTTTCTGGTTATTGGTCGCATTATTGAAAGGAGCTGTCcatgccccaatggaaggcttATATCAG GTGGGGCTTCCTCTGGTACAACAGTATCTTTTTCAGTTTGATCACTTGGTGAAAGAGCATTTGCCGAAGCTGGGGGAGCATTTTGTCCAAGAGATGATAAATCCCAGCATGTATGCAAGTCAGTGGTTCATAACAGTCTTCTCATACTCTTTTCCATTCCATTTGGCTCTTCGAATTTGGGATGTCTTTTTGTATGAG ACTAAATTACCTTTTGAGAAACTCATACATGCTTTGCGTAACTTCCCTGAGGATGCAATGGATCCAGACACGTTATTACCTTTGGCCTACTCAATCAAG GTGTCCAAGCATTTGGAGGAACTGAAGCAGGAGTATGAGAAGAAGAACGGAAAGACAGTTCAATCAGCAGAATCTAATGAAAAGCAGAAACAGTCTCAATGA
- the LOC122302832 gene encoding EVI5-like protein isoform X1, with product MEKKRIDDYEPGPVPSPKALDRFGFVKQELNTSPDGLTRGRSAHEYEREERRVRKWRKMIGVGGSDWKHYVRRKPHVVKRRIRKGIPDCLRGLVWQLISGSRDLLLMNPGVYEQLVIYETSASELDIIRDISRTFPSHVFFQRRHGPGQRSLYNVLKAYSVFDRDVGYVQGMGFLAGLLLLYMSEEDAFWLLVALLKGAVHAPMEGLYQVGLPLVQQYLFQFDHLVKEHLPKLGEHFVQEMINPSMYASQWFITVFSYSFPFHLALRIWDVFLYEGVRIVFKVGLALLKYCADDLTKLPFEKLIHALRNFPEDAMDPDTLLPLAYSIKVSKHLEELKQEYEKKNGKTVQSAESNEKQKQSQ from the exons atggaaaagaaaagaatagatgaCTATGAACCAGGTCCAGTTCCTTCACCAAAAGCATTGGACAGATTTGGATTTGTAAAGCAGGAACTTAATACATCTCCTGATGGTTTAACAAGAGGCAGGTCGGCTCATGAATATGAGAG GGAGGAAAGAAGGGTTAGAAAATGGAGGAAAATGATTGGGGTTGGAGGGAGTGATTGGAAGCATTACGTTAGGAGAAAACCTCATGTTGTTAAAAGGCGTATAAGGAAAGGAATCCCTGATTGTTTAAGAGGTCTTGTCTGGCAGCTGATCTCTGGAAGTCGGGACCTTTTGCTGATGAACCCAGGGGTTTATGAG CAACTGGTGATATATGAAACATCAGCTTCAGAACTAGACATAATACGAGACATTTCTCGTACGTTTCCGTCACATGTTTTCTTCCAGCGGAGACATGGACCTGGTCAAAGGTCCCTTTACAATGTTTTGAAGGCATACTCTGTCTTTGACAGAGATGTTGGATATGTTCAG GGAATGGGTTTTTTAGCTGGTCTGTTACTTCTTTATATGAGTGAAGAGGACGCTTTCTGGTTATTGGTCGCATTATTGAAAGGAGCTGTCcatgccccaatggaaggcttATATCAG GTGGGGCTTCCTCTGGTACAACAGTATCTTTTTCAGTTTGATCACTTGGTGAAAGAGCATTTGCCGAAGCTGGGGGAGCATTTTGTCCAAGAGATGATAAATCCCAGCATGTATGCAAGTCAGTGGTTCATAACAGTCTTCTCATACTCTTTTCCATTCCATTTGGCTCTTCGAATTTGGGATGTCTTTTTGTATGAG GGTGTTAGGATAGTTTTTAAGGTTGGTTTGGCCCTACTAAAGTATTGTGCTGATGATTTG ACTAAATTACCTTTTGAGAAACTCATACATGCTTTGCGTAACTTCCCTGAGGATGCAATGGATCCAGACACGTTATTACCTTTGGCCTACTCAATCAAG GTGTCCAAGCATTTGGAGGAACTGAAGCAGGAGTATGAGAAGAAGAACGGAAAGACAGTTCAATCAGCAGAATCTAATGAAAAGCAGAAACAGTCTCAATGA
- the LOC122302829 gene encoding LEAF RUST 10 DISEASE-RESISTANCE LOCUS RECEPTOR-LIKE PROTEIN KINASE-like 2.5 yields MAMHTHLVQIITLFAMIISIGLIHFPSSSYANNDEKYRICGTLFVCAGIPNLGYPFWWGLNRSRDCGHPSFELNCSGDAPQLKIANMSYRVLGVNNPLRTLTVARTDYWKTISPPQIVNTTIDHSLFSYGPNATTNLTLYYDCTVPDSSANQTDVQLDCTANNTDVARYNVSSLLGMCKNNVKVPVAQSAAHVGYSTEAALIEAIDGGFMLKWDAKNSMCDDCRNSGGQCGTSNSRGNDFACHCATGTFTPTCTGKDWWKHKLVLIIPIGVVGIAVISLGVMFSVKRRRSSSNATAGVNRDAKNDHMDAEAMIKSYGSVAPKRYTYSAVKKLTNSFKDKVGRGGYGVVYKGKLPDGRVVAVKVLSESKGNGEEFINEVASISGTSHVNIVTLLGFCYEKTKRALIYEFVPNGSLDKFIYDDGSSITKCHLDKIIMFQIAVGIARGLEYLHRGCRTRILHLDIKPHNILLGEDLCPKISDFGLAKLCKTKESIVSMTGMRGTVGYIAPEVFSRSFGGVSHKSDVYSYGMLVLEMVGGRKNYDGGVSHTSEIYFPQWIYNKLERDEIFYTSEDTREDEEDIVKREVEEDIVKRMIMVSLWCIQTNPVDRPSMGKVIEMLECNFQSLEIPPKPFLNSPAARSPENSSTPS; encoded by the exons ATGGCAATGCATACCCATCTCGTCCAAATCATCACTTTGTTCGCCATGATAATATCCATAGGCTTAATCCACTTTCCATCATCTTCATACGCAAACAATGATGAAAAATACCGCATTTGCGGCACGCTATTTGTCTGTGCGGGCATTCCGAACCTCGGTTACCCTTTCTGGTGGGGATTAAATCGGTCGAGAGATTGCGGTCATCCGAGCTTTGAGTTGAACTGTAGCGGCGATGCCCCACAGCTCAAGATCGCGAACATGAGTTACAGAGTCCTTGGAGTCAACAACCCGTTGCGGACTCTGACGGTTGCCAGAACGGATTACTGGAAGACCATTTCTCCTCCTCAGATCGTTAACACCACGATAGATCACTCCCTCTTTTCTTATGGCCCGAATGCGACGACGAACCTGACGCTCTACTACGATTGCACCGTTCCCGATTCTTCGGCAAATCAGACTGATGTTCAGTTAGATTGCACAGCAAACAATACCGATGTTGCCAGGTACAACGTTAGTAGCCTGTTGGGCATGTGCAAAAACAACGTTAAAGTGCCAGTTGCGCAATCTGCAGCTCATGTTGGCTATTCAACTGAAGCTGCTCTGATTGAAGCTATTGATGGTGGATTCATGTTGAAGTGGGATGCAAAGAATAGCATGTGCGATGATTGTCGAAATTCCGGCGGGCAGTGTGGGACTTCTAACTCGAGGGGAAATGATTTTGCTTGCCATTGTGCAACTGGGACATTTACGCCGACGTGTACAGGAAAAG ATTGGTGGAAGCACAAATTGGTGCTTATAATTCCAATTG GTGTGGTTGGGATTGCAGTAATCTCTTTGGGGGTTATGTTTAGCGTTAAGAGACGACGCTCGTCAAGTAATGCAACGGCCGGAGTGAACAGAGATGCAAAGAACGATCACATGGATGCTGAAGCAATGATAAAGAGCTATGGATCAGTTGCACCAAAGAGATACACTTATTCAGCTGTGAAGAAACTGACCAACTCATTCAAAGATAAAGTAGGACGAGGAGGATATGGTGTTGTATACAAAGGAAAGCTACCTGATGGGCGTGTCGTGGCGGTGAAAGTCCTAAGCGAGTCCAAAGGCAATGGAGAAGAGTTTATTAATGAAGTTGCTAGCATCAGTGGAACATCACATGTCAACATAGTCACACTTCTAGGTTTCTGCTATGAGAAGACTAAACGAGCTCTGATCTATGAATTTGTGCCTAATGGATCTCTTGATAAGTTCATATATGACGACGGATCTTCGATTACAAAGTGCCACTTAGACAAAATCATCATGTTTCAAATTGCAGTTGGCATTGCTCGAGGACTAGAGTACTTGCACCGTGGTTGTAGGACAAGAATTCTGCATCTCGACATAAAACCTCATAACATACTTTTGGGTGAAGATTTATGCCCAAAAATCTCAGATTTTGGCCTTGCTAAACTTTGCAAAACAAAAGAGAGTATTGTGTCGATGACGGGCATGAGAGGAACAGTAGGATATATAGCACCGGAGGTATTTAGTCGAAGCTTTGGTGGAGTCTCTCACAAGTCTGACGTCTACAGCTATGGCATGTTGGTTCTTGAAATGGTTGGTGgaagaaaaaattatgatgGTGGAGTGTCTCATACCAGCGAGATATACTTTCCACAATGGATATATAACAAACTCGAAAGGGATGAGATTTTTTATACTAGTGAGGATACGAGGGAGGACGAAGAAGACATTGTGAAAAGAGAGGTTGAAGAAGACATAGTAAAAAGGATGATAATGGTGAGTCTATGGTGCATTCAGACAAATCCTGTAGATCGGCCATCAATGGGTAAGGTGATTGAGATGTTAGAATGCAACTTTCAGTCCTTGGAAATTCCACCGAAGCCATTCCTGAATTCGCCAGCTGCAAGATCACCAGAAAATTCTTCCACCCCTTCGTAG